One region of Cyanobium sp. M30B3 genomic DNA includes:
- a CDS encoding glycosyltransferase family 1 protein, producing MGQIDLLIAAPADPEAHAGWGDVHFARGLQLGLQQLGMPSRLLYRDSHSSAPAPPPGSALLVLRGKYAPPASWLARQPYACKALWLISWPLDPTPAELSAYDRLFVGSAQDTARIAQLSGKPTSTLLQATGFWHVGQPQPPSGGLLFVGNTRGVSRPIVRAFHQAGLPLELIGAGWEELGLWAQASSIANHQLPARYRRALAVLNDHHQAMADYGYLNNRVFDVLACAVPVITDAAPGCPPELEAAVVRHPHGADPRASLERARDLRAQPLLLSRVARCVRQQHSFVARARELVEALKR from the coding sequence ATGGGCCAGATCGACCTGCTGATCGCCGCTCCTGCCGATCCCGAGGCCCATGCAGGCTGGGGTGATGTGCACTTCGCCCGGGGCCTGCAGCTGGGCCTGCAGCAGCTCGGCATGCCCTCCCGCCTGCTCTACCGCGACAGCCACAGCAGCGCTCCCGCCCCGCCGCCCGGCAGTGCCCTCCTGGTGCTGCGCGGCAAGTACGCCCCACCCGCCAGCTGGCTGGCCCGCCAGCCCTACGCCTGCAAGGCGCTCTGGCTGATCAGCTGGCCCCTGGATCCCACCCCCGCCGAGCTGTCCGCCTACGACCGGCTGTTCGTGGGCAGCGCCCAGGACACAGCCCGCATCGCCCAGCTGAGCGGCAAACCCACCAGCACCCTGCTCCAGGCCACGGGCTTCTGGCATGTCGGCCAGCCCCAGCCGCCCAGCGGCGGGCTGCTGTTTGTGGGCAACACCCGCGGCGTCAGCCGGCCGATCGTGCGGGCCTTCCACCAGGCGGGCCTGCCCCTGGAGCTGATCGGCGCCGGCTGGGAGGAGCTGGGCCTATGGGCCCAGGCCAGCAGCATCGCCAACCACCAGCTGCCCGCCCGCTACCGCCGCGCCCTGGCCGTGCTCAACGACCACCACCAGGCGATGGCCGACTACGGCTACCTCAACAATCGCGTCTTTGATGTGCTCGCCTGCGCCGTGCCGGTGATCACCGACGCGGCCCCGGGCTGTCCGCCCGAGCTGGAGGCCGCCGTGGTGCGCCACCCGCACGGCGCCGATCCCCGCGCCAGCCTGGAGCGGGCCCGCGACCTGCGCGCCCAACCGCTGCTGCTCAGCCGGGTGGCCCGCTGCGTGCGCCAGCAGCACAGCTTTGTGGCCCGGGCCCGGGAGCTAGTTGAGGCCCTCAAGAGATGA
- a CDS encoding glycosyltransferase family 2 protein: MPHTSAPQPSPLPALQAGARIHRDLNRCQFVRQRFALPGVAGYGFVGGCDQAQLLKAPPAASWCAFLGEGLIALDGAAAADPSLLLALPLPWSRDLVGPAEAPSLQALLEAGAAPITLEAWPGAVPAAPAEPAPPAPASALAALLAPYRALLTASEPLEPASALQLLQLERQLRCQLAPACWPAPQALGRPLPLARWLAELPAEASALQRLADQLVALLHLLPAAEQPSFAEALEPLLLAGLEQADPLPWLRLLEALVGGMNSRQPQLVAVAERLRRAGLALGAALADPGARALALMRLLQAPLAQEQPDWLAGLARAIDALVAAIGAAADAGDKEQKRALQRQLEATVLAGATNLPLLQALLPALAPESGYRLPSLLPPSACLVLVKGVLLLGDPAIGRLDRPWRRGLLALLERGLPRIWWQADLLQKLLHDLRRFPLHTAWLQADNAELLPALVCLHSRGVAPPAPDHGPEPLQLRPLAPEELPGEPEDPRRLLRLQLTLLLRLVRGEEERGALLRLAGAAGKTPLLRLLDGDDEEALALAVAAGLPSRAVGLARLAAERAGVPELLPLLLPTSGDVQAVFAACLALWRQQLQPPEQRPTLPITVLFTCNRPRLALLRHALESLALQSVAVAEVLVVDDGTPEPEAAALAELLEQVASELGLPLRLLRQERNQGQYACRNLAIEQMAGEVLAIHDDDDLSHPLRLELQWQALQQGAAAVYGRHVRLDEASGAPQADGDGGGFFGDGITTLLLRRSTALELGGFYPVRSRGDVDFRRRLEQCYGAARVVRLEEPLYLMRGSAATVSSAYEYGCSLGLSSWRRLMRQGLLP; this comes from the coding sequence ATGCCGCACACGTCTGCGCCCCAGCCCAGCCCGCTGCCCGCGCTCCAGGCCGGGGCGCGGATCCACCGGGATCTGAACCGGTGCCAGTTCGTGCGCCAGCGCTTTGCGTTGCCCGGGGTGGCTGGCTATGGCTTTGTGGGCGGCTGCGACCAGGCCCAGCTGCTTAAGGCCCCCCCAGCGGCCAGCTGGTGTGCGTTCCTGGGGGAGGGGCTGATCGCGCTGGATGGCGCAGCTGCCGCCGATCCCAGCTTGCTGCTGGCCCTGCCTCTGCCCTGGAGCCGGGACCTGGTGGGGCCGGCCGAGGCGCCTTCCCTCCAGGCCCTGCTGGAGGCCGGTGCCGCTCCCATCACCCTTGAGGCCTGGCCAGGGGCTGTGCCGGCTGCGCCCGCTGAACCAGCCCCACCGGCCCCGGCCTCCGCCCTGGCGGCCCTGCTGGCCCCCTACCGCGCCCTGCTGACGGCCAGCGAACCCCTCGAGCCGGCCTCCGCCCTGCAGCTGCTGCAGCTGGAGCGCCAGCTGCGTTGCCAGCTCGCCCCGGCCTGCTGGCCGGCCCCACAGGCCCTCGGCCGCCCCCTGCCCCTGGCGCGCTGGCTGGCCGAGCTGCCCGCCGAAGCCTCCGCCCTGCAGCGCCTGGCCGACCAGCTGGTGGCCTTGCTGCACCTGCTGCCGGCGGCGGAGCAACCTTCCTTTGCCGAGGCGCTCGAGCCCCTGCTGCTGGCGGGGTTGGAGCAGGCCGATCCGCTGCCCTGGCTGCGGCTGCTGGAGGCGCTGGTGGGCGGCATGAACAGCCGCCAACCCCAGCTGGTGGCCGTGGCTGAGCGCCTGCGCCGGGCGGGCCTGGCGCTGGGGGCTGCCCTGGCGGATCCCGGCGCGCGGGCCCTGGCGCTGATGCGCCTGCTGCAGGCGCCGCTGGCCCAGGAACAGCCGGACTGGCTGGCCGGCCTGGCGCGTGCCATCGATGCTCTGGTGGCCGCGATCGGTGCTGCGGCAGACGCTGGCGACAAGGAGCAGAAGCGGGCCTTGCAGCGCCAGCTGGAGGCTACCGTGCTCGCCGGTGCCACCAACCTGCCGCTGCTGCAGGCCCTGCTGCCGGCCCTGGCGCCGGAGAGCGGCTACCGCCTGCCCAGCCTGCTGCCCCCCTCGGCCTGCCTGGTGCTGGTGAAGGGGGTGCTGCTGCTGGGCGACCCGGCGATCGGCCGGCTGGATCGGCCCTGGCGGCGGGGCCTGCTGGCGCTGCTGGAGCGGGGGCTGCCGCGGATCTGGTGGCAGGCGGATCTGCTGCAGAAGCTGCTGCACGATCTGCGCCGCTTCCCGCTGCACACCGCCTGGCTGCAGGCCGACAATGCCGAGCTGCTGCCGGCCCTGGTGTGCCTGCACAGCCGCGGCGTGGCGCCGCCAGCGCCGGATCACGGCCCGGAACCGCTGCAGCTGCGCCCCCTGGCGCCGGAGGAGCTGCCCGGCGAACCGGAGGACCCGCGCCGGCTGCTGCGCCTGCAGCTCACCCTGCTGCTGCGGCTGGTGCGCGGCGAGGAGGAGCGCGGCGCCCTGCTGCGCCTGGCCGGCGCGGCGGGCAAGACGCCCCTGCTGCGCCTGCTCGACGGCGACGACGAGGAGGCCCTGGCCCTGGCCGTGGCTGCGGGACTGCCGAGCCGGGCGGTGGGCCTGGCGCGGTTGGCGGCGGAGCGGGCCGGCGTGCCGGAGCTGCTGCCCCTGTTGCTGCCCACCAGCGGTGACGTGCAGGCCGTGTTTGCCGCCTGCCTGGCCCTCTGGCGCCAGCAGCTGCAGCCGCCGGAGCAACGGCCCACCCTGCCGATCACGGTGCTGTTCACCTGCAACCGGCCCCGGCTGGCGCTGCTGCGCCATGCCCTGGAATCGCTGGCCCTGCAGAGCGTGGCGGTGGCGGAGGTGCTGGTGGTGGACGACGGCACGCCGGAACCCGAGGCGGCCGCGCTGGCGGAATTGTTGGAACAGGTTGCCAGCGAGCTGGGGCTGCCGCTGCGGCTGCTGCGCCAGGAGCGCAACCAGGGCCAGTACGCCTGCCGCAACCTGGCGATCGAGCAGATGGCGGGCGAGGTGCTGGCGATTCACGACGACGACGACCTCTCCCATCCCCTGCGCCTGGAGTTGCAGTGGCAGGCGCTGCAGCAGGGGGCGGCGGCGGTGTACGGACGGCATGTGCGCCTGGATGAGGCCAGCGGCGCCCCCCAGGCCGACGGCGATGGCGGCGGTTTCTTCGGCGACGGCATCACCACCCTGCTGCTGCGGCGCAGCACGGCGCTGGAGCTGGGCGGCTTCTACCCGGTGCGCTCCCGCGGCGACGTGGATTTCCGGCGCCGGCTGGAGCAGTGCTACGGGGCGGCCCGGGTGGTGCGCCTGGAGGAGCCGCTCTATCTGATGCGCGGCTCGGCGGCCACGGTGTCGTCGGCCTACGAATACGGCTGCAGCCTGGGCCTGTCCAGCTGGCGGCGGCTGATGCGGCAAGGGCTGTTGCCTTGA